DNA sequence from the Paenibacillus azoreducens genome:
AAAATCGGATCACAGCTCTCTGCCGAAGAGATCTACAAAATCATTACCAAAGGCCAAGGCGGAATGCCTTCGTTCAAAGACAAGCTGAAAAGCGAAGAAATTGCCAACGTAGCTCAGTGGCTTGCAGCCAAAAAATAATCCTTTTTTTCCTAAATAAAAAACACGCTTCATGGGGAACCCTTTCAGGACTGCCCAAGCGTGTTTTTTTGCCGTTTCGAACATATTCGTTTGTTACCGTTTCTCTCCGGATCGCATCTTTTCAAATAACTCGTTAAACTGATGAGCTTCCTTGATATCAAGGGCGGTAATGCCCCCTTCATCCCAGGAGGTCAGCCGTAATGTTACATTCTTATAATCAATTGTGATAAAGGGATGATGATCAAAGGCTTCGGAGATCGTTGCTACTTCATCGACAAATGAAATCCCCTTCATGAAGCTTGCGAAAACATATTTTCGCACAATCCAGCGTCCTTCTTCCAGCTGCCAGCCCTCCAGCTTCGCTAAATGCGCTTCCACTTCTTCTTGTGTATAAACCATTTTTCATATCCTCCCTGAAACCCACATCCCTACGGATCGATGACCCTCAGGATGCGTCTTTGCCTGGCTTTCCATCAACTTTTTCCATTGTATTCCGATCACTGAGTGTTTATGAATATGGCCGTGCTCAGGCCCCATCGCTTGATTATATTTTAACACGCCAAATATTCAAAAATCTAATCCGCCCCTCGGATTAGATCAACGGAACTACCGTCAGCTCATCTTCTCCAATCAGCAGATTGATTCGATGCTGTTGCTTGTCATACATGACAACGCCGCATCCGACCTCAATTACCGGCTCCGCACCCAACCCATAAAAAAGATCCTCGGCCAGCGCTTCATGCACCTCTTGTTTCTCCCCTGGGCTGAGCTGCTGCCACTCGTTTCCTTCCATCTCGAAAAAAAGATAACTATCCGGGATTTGCCCGATCGCTTCCGTCAGATCTTTTAATATTTCGCCATATTCCCGTCCATGTTTTACACCCATATTTGTTACCTCCACCCTGGTCTCATTTTGTCTATACTGAATAGATTGACGAAAGCCTCACTTTCGCCCATGGGGTAAGCGCTATCTCAAAAGTTAGCCTTCCCGCTTCTTTAGTACAATCTATGGAATAGAGTTGTTGCTGGATAGGGCTCGCCCTCCCTTTGTTTCATTATACCGGAAAA
Encoded proteins:
- a CDS encoding 4a-hydroxytetrahydrobiopterin dehydratase — encoded protein: MVYTQEEVEAHLAKLEGWQLEEGRWIVRKYVFASFMKGISFVDEVATISEAFDHHPFITIDYKNVTLRLTSWDEGGITALDIKEAHQFNELFEKMRSGEKR